GGAAAGAGCCATGCGACCGCCTCGGGATAGCGATCCTGCGGCACCGACTTGGAAAGCGTACCGGCCATGTCGGCCAGGTCGGACGCGGTCAGGCGCTCTCGTATCAGCGGGTACAGTTGTGCATCCTCTTTGCGCAGGTGAATGTCGAGGTGGAACTTGAACGTGGCGGTCGCGCGCGCGGTGGCCAATGGGTCGCCGGCCGTCACCGCCTCGCTCAGCATGTCGGACAGCGTATCCAGACCGCGGTGATCGACTGTGTAGGGCTCGGCGAGCCGCGGCGCAATCCGTTCAAGCGCCGGGAAGACGACCAGTTCCTCGCCGCGGGCATGCCACGCCAGCACCTCATTGAAGAAGCGGAAGCGTTCGAGGTTCGGCTTCTCACCCTGGCCTCCGCGTGCGAGGTCCAACGCCGCCGCGTCGATCTTCTTTATGTCCGCTCGGAACGCGTTGTGGAACGCGAGAACTGAATCAAGTGGTCCGGTCATGTTGGCTCCTTCCAGCGTTTAGCTGCGTTTTCCCGGGCATACGGCCCTGCTGTCCAGACATCGGCAGCGTGGCTGACCGTCTGCCGGGGACTTTCGGTCTTGAGTCATCGCACCTTCTATGCGCTCGACTTCGCATTCCTGCCCGGCTAATGCCGTCGCCGGGCCAGTATTTTCGACGCCCAACTACACTGCGGTGCATTGATGTCAAGATAGTCGGCCCGCATTTTCTCCAGCAGAGCTACTGCCTCGTCCCGCTTGCCCTGTTTAAGCAGCACGAAGGCGTCAGCCGAGTCAGCACTGAACTGCCGGGCCAGTTCGCCTTCGGCTGATGCAACCAGACGCTGCACGCCATCCCTGTTCGTACCTGCCAGCCGAGCCAGGGCCTTCTTCCAGAAGTCGATGGCCAGACCGAAATTGCCGGGAAGACGCTTGTCATAGACCGCTGCCGCGCGGGCCGCGCAGAAGGCAGCGTAGTTGGCCAACTGCTTGGCGTTGTACATCATTGACAACTCCATAACCACCAGCAGGAAGAACAAGAGCACCGGGAAGACAATCACGGTTTCGAGCAGAGTCTGACCCTCTGTGTCCCGCAGCAGGCGTCGCAGTCGCGCCCTGCCCCGCCCGCGGTTGTCTCCGGCAGTTGTCCGCACTGGAAAATCGAACATGCTGAAGCAAATGCACTGTGCGTGCCGTGCCGATTGGGCCCATGCATTACGCGCTGTCTCAGGCAGGCGGCGCGCCGGGATGTCACCACATCAGTTACTTGTGGGTAGTCAGTAACGTACCGAGTTACGGCACGACCCGGCACCTCAGTCGGCAGGGAGACTTTGGATTGCAGCCGGTTTGTGCTGTCGGTGCGGGCCGTGCCAGCTTCCGACCTGCATGGTTTAGCAAAGCCAAGCAGAAGAGTCCGTGCTACGAATCGGCGCGTCCGAAAAGGTCATCAACGGCACGCTGCGGCCCGTGAACCAGACCAGCGAAAGGAGATCGGCTACAGCGCGCCACGGCCTATGCGGAATCGAACGCCAACCCGGACGTACGACCATCCCGGTTCTTCTGGGGCCGCTCAGTCTAGTGCAGAGTGAGAACCGGGCACTCGGCATGGCGTACGACCTTTTCCGCCACCGAGCCGAAGAAGACGTGGGAAAGGCCGGAGCGACCGTGCGTGGGCAGGACGATCAAGTCGGACTTCTCCTCTTTCGCCATGCGGACGATCTCGGTCGCCGGGTCGCCAGTCACCACCCGCACTCGCGCCTTTGTATCATGACTGAGCCGCTCTTCGCGCAACTGCTCTAGCGAGGTTTGGTAATGCTCACGCAGTTGTTCTTCGTAAGCGACAACGTCGAAGGGAGGAATCAGCGCGCCATCAATCGGTGGCTGGGGGACCGGCGTGGGTGGAACAACATGAACGAGCAGCAGCTCGGCGCAGAAAAGGCCTGCAAGCTCCTCAGCCGTCCTCAATGCGCGGCATGCGGCCTCAGTCGGACCGTGCCCATGGACGCAGTCCGGCTGCGCGCCGGTCGGCGCCGACGTGCTGACCGGAGTCTGGTCAACCGGACAGAGGATGCGTTTGAGCGGCAGCCAGGTTGTTTCTGTTTGCATCGTCTTAGGCTCTTTGCCACCAGGCATTTCGACCTCCGGGTGATTGCTAATCCGATCAGGTTTCATAGGCGCTCCTTATGTTTAGGACACGACGGTCAAGACGCTGTCTTCGCACTCCGCATGCCACGACAAGACTCCCACGACCGCCCCGCGCTCGCCAGATCAGCAGTAGCTG
The genomic region above belongs to bacterium and contains:
- a CDS encoding hemerythrin domain-containing protein, encoding MTGPLDSVLAFHNAFRADIKKIDAAALDLARGGQGEKPNLERFRFFNEVLAWHARGEELVVFPALERIAPRLAEPYTVDHRGLDTLSDMLSEAVTAGDPLATARATATFKFHLDIHLRKEDAQLYPLIRERLTASDLADMAGTLSKSVPQDRYPEAVAWLFPLLDVTDRENVMRNFQMLMPPPVFAGVAQLVRKAIGDDWAELTRRIPSLV
- a CDS encoding universal stress protein, which codes for MKPDRISNHPEVEMPGGKEPKTMQTETTWLPLKRILCPVDQTPVSTSAPTGAQPDCVHGHGPTEAACRALRTAEELAGLFCAELLLVHVVPPTPVPQPPIDGALIPPFDVVAYEEQLREHYQTSLEQLREERLSHDTKARVRVVTGDPATEIVRMAKEEKSDLIVLPTHGRSGLSHVFFGSVAEKVVRHAECPVLTLH
- a CDS encoding TadE family protein, producing MFDFPVRTTAGDNRGRGRARLRRLLRDTEGQTLLETVIVFPVLLFFLLVVMELSMMYNAKQLANYAAFCAARAAAVYDKRLPGNFGLAIDFWKKALARLAGTNRDGVQRLVASAEGELARQFSADSADAFVLLKQGKRDEAVALLEKMRADYLDINAPQCSWASKILARRRH